The Setaria italica strain Yugu1 chromosome IX, Setaria_italica_v2.0, whole genome shotgun sequence genome has a window encoding:
- the LOC105913578 gene encoding keratin, type I cytoskeletal 9-like, translating to MASYDGDEDSGRRRPPSQHRPSGGGSGDLASSAKLVAEAAKLALQDHSLEKVDKGRVAGAAADLLHAASQYGKLEGKPVGGYLGKAEEYLHQYGRKEGGAGGKHQGEEETKYGKKPSGGHGGGRYEEEEEGYKKKPGGGSGYGGGRYEEEEDHRKKPSSAGYGGGRYEQEDDYQKKPTSGGYGGGRYEQEDGYNKKPTSGGYGGGRYEQEDEYKRPPSGGSGGAYGGGRYEEDEYKKKPSAGGYGGGRYEEEDDYRKKPSAGGYGGGGRYEDEYSKKPSGGHGGGRYEEDDGYKKPSGGGYGYGASSGGGHGGRYEEDDYKKKPSGHSGGRYEEEEGYKKTGGHSGGKYGEEDDKKKKKHGDDESEGGGIGDYLKLAQGFMNKKNGEGESGGGMGDYLKLAEGFMKKR from the coding sequence ATGGCCTCctacgacggcgacgaggactccggccgccgccgccctccttcgCAGCACCGTCCGTCCGGCGGGGGCAGCGGGGACCTCGCATCGAGCGCCAAGCTCGTGGCGGAGGCGGCCAAGCTGGCGCTCCAGGACCACAGCCTGGAGAAGGTGGACAAGGGCCGGgtcgccggggcggcggccgacCTGCTCCACGCCGCCTCCCAGTACGGCAAGCTCGAGGGCAAGCCCGTGGGAGGGTACCTAGGAAAGGCCGAGGAGTACCTCCACCAGTACGGCCGCAAGGAagggggcgccggcggcaaGCATCAGGGGGAGGAGGAAACCAAGTACGGCAAGAAGCCCAGCGGTGGCCATGGAGGGGGGAGatatgaggaggaggaggaagggtaCAAGAAGAagcctggtggtgggagtggcTATGGAGGTGGAAGgtatgaggaagaggaggatcaCAGGAAGAAGCCAAGTAGTGCTGGCTATGGTGGAGGGAGGTATGAGCAAGAAGATGATTACCAGAAGAAGCCTACAAGTGGTGGCTATGGTGGGGGGAGGTATGAGCAAGAAGATGGTTACAATAAGAAGCCTACAAGTGGTGGCTATGGTGGGGGGAGATATGAGCAAGAAGATGAATACAAGAGGCCTCCAAGTGGTGGCAGCGGTGGTGCCTATGGTGGAGGGAGGTATGAAGAAGATGAGTACAAAAAGAAGCCTAGTGCTGGTGGATATGGGGGTGGAAGGtatgaggaggaagatgattATAGGAAGAAGCCTAGTGCTGGTGGATATGGGGGTGGAGGAAGGTATGAAGATGAGTACAGCAAGAAGCCAAGTGGTGGTCATGGTGGAGGGAGgtatgaggaagatgatgggtACAAGAAGCCTAGTGGTGGTGGATATGGCTATGGGGCTTCAAGTGGTGGGGGTCATGGAGGAAGGTACGAAGAAGATGACTACAAGAAGAAGCCTAGTGGGCATTCAGGGGGAAGatatgaagaagaggaggggtaCAAGAAGACTGGTGGCCATAGTGGAGGGAAGTATGGCGAGGAAgatgacaagaagaagaagaaacatgGTGATGATGAGTCAGAGGGTGGTGGTATTGGGGATTACCTGAAGCTGGCACAGGGTTTCATGAACAAAAAGAATGGGGAGGGGGAGAGTGGGGGTGGTATGGGTGACTACTTAAAGCTTGCAGAAGGGTTCATGAAGAAGCGGTGA
- the LOC101758520 gene encoding uncharacterized protein At5g01610: MEGVEKALTKLGSFTISRKAKKELSSIGGDISRFSSTVEEKAKWVFEKLKGHKKSLPDLLREHNLPPGLFPRNIICYEYDESNSKLVVHLSKPCEVSFKDSSIIRYAPRVKATLSRGKLSGIEGMKTKVVVWVKVASVSLESYKSDKVCFIAGVKKLRQKDAYEVPREAVSVEEF; this comes from the exons ATGGAGGGGGTGGAGAAGGCTCTCACCAAGCTTGGCAGCTTCACCATCTCCcgcaaggccaagaaggagcTCTCCTCCATCGGCGGCGATATCTCC CGTTTCTCCAGCACCGTGGAGGAGAAGGCAAAATGGGTCTTCGAGAAGCTCAAAG GACACAAGAAGTCACTCCCTGATCTCCTGCGTGAGCACAACCTCCCTCCAGGTCTCTTCCCTCGGAACATCATCTGCTATGAGTACGATGAATCGAACTCAAAGCTGGTGGTGCACCTGTCCAAGCCTTGCGAGGTGAGCTTCAAGGATTCCTCCATAATACGTTATGCTCCTCGCGTCAAGGCGACTCTGTCCCGGGGCAAGCTTTCTGGGATCGAAGGCATGAAGACCAAAGTGGTGGTGTGGGTGAAGGTGGCCAGCGTGAGCCTTGAGAGCTACAAGTCCGATAAGGTGTGCTTCATTGCTGGCGTGAAGAAGCTGAGGCAGAAGGATGCTTACGAGGTCCCCCGCGAAgccgtctccgttgaggagttCTGA